In Drechmeria coniospora strain ARSEF 6962 chromosome 03, whole genome shotgun sequence, the DNA window TGCTGCATTACCGTAGCGATTTGCTGGCGTAACTGCTGGATTTCTGTAAACCAGTCGGGTAGTGGTTGGCTAGCGGTAGCATTTTGTTCGCTAGGTAGTGCGTTGTTGTCCTGTTGATCCATTGTTCAATAGTCTGCGGCCTACTGCTTGCCGTAACGAAGGGAGGTTTCTTAaatgttatggagtcactagtactaccagtatctagtggtcggaaatagttgttaagaaacctacggaacactaacttaaggtacgaggcattggagtacttatactccaatacctgcttagtcataggatacGAGTCACGTACGGTAGCGCGTagctctatcctaggacatagctctattaggcaaagcctaatatcataacaAAGATATTAATTTCTAACGGACAGGGCACTACTTATTATGTCTAGTAAATATTAAACGTTAAGCTTCAATGCGTAAATAAATAAAAATACTTACTAAGCGTTTTCACAttaatattatagtattttatatAATATCTCGTATTGAAGCAAGTACATAGGAATAACCTGGGCATTATGATAAATATTATACATTACAGGCACTAAAAAAACCAATTACAGTATGTGTTACTGCTGAAGCCTCATGCACAACTAACCCTTGGTGCAGGAAACTGCGCCTCCTCCCCCATGAGCTTATCTGCGCGTTACGTCGGGACGGTAATTATCGTGCGCTGCGACAAATTTGAACATGCGACATCGTTGTGCCCGCCCTACATGGATAAGTGATGCGTTCCCCGCGTCCTAACAATGCATCGAATATTCCCATTTGATTGTTGTATTGAGCATCAGAGCGGCAACGCGTGCTGTGCCATATGATGGTACTTCGTGATGAGACGATGGCGCGGGTTGCCGTGAAGCAGGCCGCAGCTCTGTGGCAAGTTCTGATTCTCATTTCAAAGACTATTCTCACTGTTAACACTGTTTCAGTTCCATTCTGTCTTTTGGGCGTATCTCCTTTTCGCTCGAACGCTATTCGTTAGCTGGTAAGGCCCCGATTCTGATATTTGAAGGAGTGAAGGCTGCTGACAAGTGGATGATGCCAGAGCAACCACGAATGTCGTTCTTCTTGCTATTCCTCCTTTCGGGAGCAATATGCCTTGCAGCCGGTCATTTGTGCAAGCCGTTTTCTGTTCCACCGCGGCGACTCGCTGCCAACCACCACCACAACCAAGACCTGTCCCCATATCGTATCGCTACGAGCGAAGCCCTCTGGGCTTTGGAAAGTAGTCAGCTTCCAAATCGGCCCAGGAGGACGTCTCTACCAGCCTTGTTGCTCTGCATTGTCATGCGACTGGAGTTATTATACTATGTAAATACACGGCAACGGTGCTCCAtctcgggcgtcgaggtgagTTTACTTTCCTCATCTCCGCCGCGTTCTTTTTGACCTGGTTGCTATAGGCCTTTGCGTGTCCTCTTTTGATCGGCTACGAAGCCTTATCCAGCCAACGACAATGGGGTATTCCACACTCAAAAGGCACAGACGACCCATGGCGCAGTTGTTTTGATGACTTGTACGACTGGTTCACCGGCTCACGTATAGCCGCGGTCATCATGACTctcagtacttgcatccTCGCCTTGGGCACATCCATGTCCATGAATCAAAGCTTGTCTTCTACCTACCTGTGTTTCGACCCCATTGACAGCAGGCCGCGAACAGTTCTGCTCCAAATTTTGGCTGTTATTCTGGACTGTATTATTGTCAGCATACTTTGGAGGATTCTGACCTGGTCTAGGACGGCCAGACTTATGTTACGCACTCTGGGCAACACACTTCTCATGTCCTCTCTGCTCATTGCATCTATGTGGGTTGGCGGGGCCTTCCTGGGTAGCACACAGAGCTTTGGCGTCCCCTATGACGGCTCGCATTACCTTTTTGACGTCTTGGTGGACGCATCCTCATTCGCCATTTGGGTGATCTCTACGTCATTTTGGGTTTGCGAGACGTCACCGGGTACAGCAATCAGCGTGGTCACAATTCTCACGGGAACGTGGAGTGCCACCGTTAATGTGCTTGGTTTCGGTGACTGGTTGCATCAATCGCGGATGGACAGCTTGCTGCCATTATGGCTCGTCGCTCTTGGAGCCGTATTCTTCGCCTATTCTCACGAACTTCGTCACGTTATCTTCATCCAACGCGCCTTCTTGGGAATCCTGTTGGTGATACTTTTGGCGGTAACAGCAATCATCACTCTCAATAGAGGAGTCCAAGTATTTGAGCAGCGTCATCCGATAAGCGAGCTGATCTACGAGGCTCAGACAAAGCATGAGCGTTGGCTGGTCAAGGCAACGACAAGTAGTACGCTCTCTGCTGCGGTGTCAGTCTACGAGGAGCGACACTCGGGTCGGTCTCCCCCTCCCAATTTCGCCGAATGGTATCAGTTTGCGTCGTCTTCCACAATCATCATTGATGAATTCGGACAGGTTGACAAGGATCTCGCCCCGTTCTGGGCCTTCTCTCCGTCTGAGCTTCGAAGGCGGGCAGATATCATGGCTTCACTGCCGGGCATCGCCACTATCGCTGTGCACGACGGGCTAGTGGAAATACgtggcgatggtgacgagAGAGAAAACTCGGATCTGGTCGAGCTGGCAGAAATGATCCGAAAATTTTCAAGTCATCTTCCAGACATGGTTTTACCCATCAACCTCGGATCAAACCCGCGCATTCTTCCTTCCTGGCGAGAGTTTCGGCAAGAACAACATGCTGATTTGACGTCGATGATTGATTCTACGTTGAAGAGGTCAGCCGGTACCTCGAACCAGACAACTGCCTCAGACGCGCGCAACGGGCCAGAACTTGATACGAGCCCGATCCAGGCGGTAGCCTTTCGCCAGATGCACGTCGGTGCATGCCCTCCTGGTTCGGGGATGAGAACGGGTTTGCGACAGAACGTTGGGAAATTCTGCTCACACTGTGCGGACAGGCATTCGCGGGGCCAGCTGCTGAATGACTTTGGCCTGTCACTAGAAATCTGCGCCCAGCCAGACGTGCAGTCTCTGCATGGTTTTTTCCTGGCCGAccgccggccgcctcccGTCCGACAGCTACTGCCCCTGTTCAGCGCGTCCAAAGCCGACGGATTCGGCGATATAGTGATCCCATTGCCGAGATCTAGACCGGAGAAGCCTGATAGCACATGGCAGTTCACACGACGATATGATAGCCTCTACTGGAGGGGCTTGGTAGGAGATGCCAGTTCCTCTAACGACAAAGCACTCCGTGGGAGCCACAAACTCAGGCTGCTTCATCTCCTTAAAATGCCAACGGCGCAAGACCGTGTTGTCATGATACTGCCCGTGTCCGGGAAGGAGAACTTGTACAAGCCAGAAGTGGTCCCTGCCTTTGATGCCAGCAACGCGCTGCGGTTCTCCGTCGAGATCAATGactcctcggcctgctcgggAGGGCGCTGCCAACTCATCAAGCAAGCATTTGGCATGAAATCGGATAACGAGGAGCCCCTAGAATACCGCTACGTCTTATTGACggatgaggatgacggcCCTCCAACACAGGTATTGCGTACCATGGGGTCAGGAAGTGTCCCCATGGTGTCGACGATATTCCGTACGTGGTACACGGATCGCATCGAGCCATGGCTTCACTTTGTGCCCATTGACCTCCGCTACCAGGCCCTGCACACGACACTGTCCTACTTTGGCGGCATAGAGAAGCCGGTGAAGATCAAGGGCAAGGCCACAAAATTCAACGGTAGCGTGAAAGACGGCGAATGGATCAGCCATCAGGGCCAGAGGTGGGCGGCCAAAGCGCTGGGGATGAAGGACATGGAAGTCTATCTTTTCCGAGTGCTTCTTGAATGGGGTCGACTGATTGACGACCAACGAGGCGAAATGGGAGGCTGAAAAGGCGATGACGGGCAGACCCAAGGGAAAGAACGGATAATTACCGGTTGGTGTAATCGTGGAATGGAGCAATATCACGTGCTGGTAATTGCAGGCTATCATCTGCAGCCGCTGTGCCGTTGGACGTTGAATGTGAAGCGAGAGAGTGGTAACTGTTTGCCATTGTACGCCGGTCCAGTGAGTGCTGTTATCGATTCCTGCTTTCCTGGCTGGTGTACGCGCGGAGATGGCGCCAAGGAGTATGGATGAGGAATGCATTACAACACTCTTGTCCGCTGATGCCTGCTCCGTTGCCCCTGGTGGCGGTCCTCAGTCGGTGGACTGTGGCTATAGCACATGCACCTGTACGTGGACGTAGATGGCCAtatcatccatccatccgtacggagtagtaagtGCCTCATTTCCCCAGTAAGGCAGGTGTCTCTGAGGCAGGTCAGCTACCCGTAACCATACGatgctacctacctacctactaaggtaggTACCGGGTAGTACTAGCAACCCTCACTGCCTGCTGCGTAATTGTAGATGTAGGCACACGCATTTGGCGACGATGACACCCAACCACTGCCCAAGCGCCGTACCAGCgaactacctactaggtagtcAGTAGCCTTGACCAAACAACACGGATGGCCGGCTGCTCCCTCCATGTTGACGGTACGACACGACTCGGCGCACAATATTTTGCGCCGGAGCTCGTACCTCACCCCGGCCTCAATGCCGGCATTCGTGACCGTTCGGCAAGCTCGGCGACTGCTGGGTGCTGGGATGCTGGCCATGCGGATGGGATGGTTCGCAAGGCCCAAGGTGTGAAGAGGGAGCATCCGGGTCAGATGTTACCCAGCAGTAGCAGGAAGTTGGAATGGCTGCTGACCTTCCCCGCCCCCCTCTCCCACCCCAGCAGCTGGCCTTGTGGTCGGCATCCTCCCCGGTCGGCGGGTTCGCACATGAGATGTCTCCTTCTGCGCTTGCTTTCCGCGACCTATCCTCTTCATCGCCCCTCTTAACCAGCCTCGCCACTCGAACTGCCGTTATCTACTAACAGTGCCCGCATGCCCACCGAGCAGGTGTCAAATGGGTGCATCTAGGTTCATGGTAGGTAAGTGGGAAGAAGTGAAGGAGGTACCATGGCGAGCAAGTGGGCGAGTACAACAAGAGTACTGGGGGATAAGTTGATGGGTACGGTACCGTCGAATAATTGTGTTGGTCAGTAGCCAAATTAGTCAAGACCGCAGAATGTTTCCCCCGACTTCAACTGTGCAGAGGAGACGACCAACGTCGTCCTGCTCTCCTctcacctcgtcgtcctgctcctgctcctcctgcttctcctgctcctcctcctcctcctcctcctcctcctcctcctcctcctcctcgtgcccctccccgcctcctcccctcccgctCAAACCCCCTCTCTTcgtccttctcctctccaCGATCTTATTCGTCACCATCAAACGatcaggcaggcaggcaggcaggccgcACCACTCGGCGACGCCTTTCGCCGCCCCCCCGCTTCTCCTCTTGCACTCGCCCGATGATGGGCTCTTGATTCTTCTTCCGCGCCCGCCTGCCTCCTCTCTTGCTTTACTCCTTCTACCTTTGCCCCCGCCGCCATGGACCCCGTCCACGATGTGGCCAACATCGCCAGCGCCCTCTACAGAGatgctcgcctcgccgccgatgctcCTCCCTCATCCCCGGTCTCGGCGTTGCTGCGGCGTCAGGATCGGGCCTCCTCTCGCCAGGTTCCGTCCCCATCTCCGCCCCCCCCGCGCTCCTTCATTCCCAGGACCGGTGATGCGTCGTCGCGAAATGCCATCTCCtccgtggccatggccacgccCACGTCCACCACCcagctcccgctcccgctcccccAACGACACCAAGCACCCCCCCCGCCGAGGAAGGACCCTGCGCCTTCCATCCCTACCcaggccacggcggccacaCTGGCCTCGATTGAGACCAGCAACACATCGTACAGTGCCGACACCTCCCCCAGCCTGCACCAGTCCATCTTCTCCCTCAAGGATGGATCCGACATCTCTAACACCCGCCGCACCAGTAGGAGACGTACCGGGCCTTTATCGCAGCAGTCCAGGGAGCGGGCTGCCTTGATACGGAAGCTGGGCGCATGCGCTGattgccgccggcg includes these proteins:
- a CDS encoding glycosyltransferase family 90 protein produces the protein MTLSTCILALGTSMSMNQSLSSTYLCFDPIDSRPRTVLLQILAVILDCIIVSILWRILTWSRTARLMLRTLGNTLLMSSLLIASMWVGGAFLGSTQSFGVPYDGSHYLFDVLVDASSFAIWVISTSFWVCETSPGTAISVVTILTGTWSATVNVLGFGDWLHQSRMDSLLPLWLVALGAVFFAYSHELRHVIFIQRAFLGILLVILLAVTAIITLNRGVQVFEQRHPISELIYEAQTKHERWLVKATTSSTLSAAVSVYEERHSGRSPPPNFAEWYQFASSSTIIIDEFGQVDKDLAPFWAFSPSELRRRADIMASLPGIATIAVHDGLVEIRGDGDERENSDLVELAEMIRKFSSHLPDMVLPINLGSNPRILPSWREFRQEQHADLTSMIDSTLKRSAGTSNQTTASDARNGPELDTSPIQAVAFRQMHVGACPPGSGMRTGLRQNVGKFCSHCADRHSRGQLLNDFGLSLEICAQPDVQSLHGFFLADRRPPPVRQLLPLFSASKADGFGDIVIPLPRSRPEKPDSTWQFTRRYDSLYWRGLVGDASSSNDKALRGSHKLRLLHLLKMPTAQDRVVMILPVSGKENLYKPEVVPAFDASNALRFSVEINDSSACSGGRCQLIKQAFGMKSDNEEPLEYRYVLLTDEDDGPPTQVLRTMGSGSVPMVSTIFRTWYTDRIEPWLHFVPIDLRYQALHTTLSYFGGIEKPVKIKGKATKFNGSVKDGEWISHQGQRWAAKALGMKDMEVYLFRVLLEWGRLIDDQRGEMGG